In the Petrotoga sibirica DSM 13575 genome, one interval contains:
- a CDS encoding 2-hydroxyacid dehydrogenase: MKKVSITYKIPETGINLLKSKYDIWVNPKDKLLTKEELKEIAKESDALITMLADPIDKEVLEAGKDRLKIVSNYAVGYNNIDIQKAKEFGIYVTNTPDVLTETTADLAWALMLAVARRIVESDAFTREGSFDGWKPELFLGTDVYGKTLGIIGFGSIGQAVARRAIGFNMKVYYYQRHRPSSEKEKALNATYLPLDELLKASDYVSLHVPLTDETHHMLDREKLSLLKKSAFIINTARGPVIDEEALYEKLKNKEIAGAALDVYENEPQLTPGLKDLDNVVLTPHIGSASHETRSRMAQMVAKDIIQALEGETPEHLVWR, encoded by the coding sequence ATGAAAAAAGTCTCAATAACCTACAAAATCCCGGAAACTGGTATTAATTTGTTGAAAAGTAAGTACGATATTTGGGTTAATCCTAAGGATAAGCTACTCACCAAAGAAGAACTAAAAGAAATAGCAAAAGAATCTGACGCATTAATTACGATGTTGGCAGATCCAATTGATAAAGAAGTGTTAGAAGCAGGTAAGGATAGATTAAAAATTGTTTCAAACTATGCTGTTGGGTACAACAACATCGATATCCAAAAGGCAAAAGAGTTTGGAATATATGTAACTAACACCCCTGATGTATTGACCGAAACCACCGCTGATTTAGCCTGGGCGTTGATGTTAGCTGTTGCCAGGCGGATCGTTGAATCTGATGCCTTTACAAGAGAAGGTAGTTTTGATGGTTGGAAGCCTGAATTGTTTCTTGGAACCGATGTATACGGTAAAACATTAGGTATTATAGGATTTGGAAGTATAGGCCAAGCGGTTGCCAGAAGGGCAATAGGGTTCAATATGAAGGTTTATTACTATCAACGTCATCGCCCTTCCAGTGAAAAAGAAAAGGCTTTGAACGCCACTTATTTACCGTTGGATGAACTTTTGAAGGCTTCTGATTATGTGAGTTTACATGTGCCTTTGACTGACGAGACTCATCATATGTTGGATAGAGAAAAATTATCGCTGTTAAAGAAATCTGCCTTTATTATTAATACGGCAAGAGGTCCAGTGATAGATGAAGAAGCGTTATACGAAAAATTAAAAAATAAAGAGATTGCAGGAGCGGCGTTAGATGTGTATGAGAATGAACCACAGTTAACACCTGGATTAAAAGATTTGGATAACGTAGTACTAACACCCCACATTGGATCTGCTTCACACGAGACAAGAAGTCGAATGGCACAGATGGTAGCGAAAGATATAATACAAGCTTTGGAAGGAGAAACACCTGAACATCTAGTATGGAGGTAG